The Microbacterium sp. KUDC0406 genome includes a window with the following:
- a CDS encoding RNA polymerase sigma factor — protein MNDDVLRSRVAVAARAHAPALLASLSRRVDQPQDAADLLSETLLIVWRKAERMPASEDEIRPWMFGIAQHVLQHHWRSRARRSAIVERLREQLMPESGFAEGPDFDDLHAALRTLDPVDREIIALVHWDGFSLAEVAGILRMKESTVRSRHHRARARLRGILTREPVVHDGAHA, from the coding sequence GTGAACGACGACGTCCTGCGCTCTCGCGTCGCCGTCGCGGCGCGCGCACACGCCCCAGCCCTGCTCGCCTCGCTCAGCCGTCGCGTCGACCAGCCGCAGGACGCCGCTGACCTGCTCTCCGAGACCCTGCTGATCGTCTGGCGGAAGGCCGAGCGGATGCCGGCATCCGAAGACGAGATCCGCCCGTGGATGTTCGGGATCGCGCAGCACGTCCTGCAGCACCACTGGCGCAGCCGCGCCCGGCGCAGCGCGATCGTCGAACGGCTGCGTGAGCAGCTGATGCCCGAATCGGGCTTCGCGGAAGGACCGGACTTCGATGATCTGCACGCGGCGCTCCGCACCCTCGATCCGGTCGACCGCGAGATCATCGCGCTGGTGCACTGGGACGGATTCTCGCTCGCTGAGGTCGCCGGCATCCTGCGGATGAAGGAGAGCACGGTCCGCAGCCGGCACCACCGTGCCCGTGCGCGCCTGCGCGGCATCCTCACGCGCGAGCCGGTCGTACACGACGGGGCTCACGCATGA
- a CDS encoding cytochrome P450 has protein sequence MPDAGCRMPDAGCRMPDGAPWSRTHVARILTGRTLARRRLRGDSGGMSGAIRLGRHADVVAAATDPTRFSSRTSTHLHVPNGMDGAEHAAFRAVIDRYLTPQAVAELEPMLAGVARDAAQELERGTPVEIVGEFGEVFAVRAQCRWLGWPDAVEDELRMWMEENYAAARHPDPERNASVAAAFDDIVRHELHRAGPGTVTARLAAERVGVRPLTEPEIISILRNWTAGDLGSLARCVGVVVRRLADRPALQQRMRVIGDDRDRRAEFDAILDECLRIEDPFVTNRRITTCPVTTLGGQDIPQGTAVLLDWGAANLDPAVFSEDFDPVAHADDNLVFGIGPHVCPGRDLSLAELHAAIVELLRVTTSIELAPEHPPVPHDPPIGGWRSVHVVLR, from the coding sequence ATGCCGGATGCCGGATGCCGGATGCCGGATGCCGGATGCCGGATGCCGGACGGCGCACCGTGGTCGCGAACCCACGTGGCGCGGATTCTCACGGGGCGGACGCTGGCGCGCCGGCGCCTGCGCGGGGATAGTGGGGGCATGAGCGGAGCGATCAGGCTGGGTCGGCATGCGGACGTGGTGGCGGCGGCGACCGACCCGACGCGATTCTCGAGTCGCACCTCGACCCATCTGCACGTGCCCAACGGGATGGACGGCGCCGAGCATGCGGCGTTCCGTGCGGTCATCGACCGGTATCTGACGCCCCAGGCGGTCGCGGAGCTCGAGCCGATGCTCGCGGGCGTCGCCCGCGACGCGGCGCAGGAGCTGGAGCGGGGGACGCCGGTGGAGATCGTCGGCGAGTTCGGCGAGGTCTTCGCCGTGCGCGCACAGTGCCGCTGGCTCGGCTGGCCGGACGCCGTCGAGGACGAGCTGCGGATGTGGATGGAGGAGAACTACGCCGCCGCGCGGCATCCCGATCCGGAACGCAACGCGTCCGTCGCCGCCGCGTTCGACGACATCGTCCGGCACGAGCTGCACCGGGCGGGACCGGGCACGGTCACCGCCCGCCTCGCTGCCGAGCGGGTCGGCGTGCGGCCGCTGACCGAGCCCGAGATCATCTCGATCCTGCGCAACTGGACCGCGGGCGACCTGGGCTCGCTCGCCCGCTGCGTCGGCGTCGTCGTGCGCCGTCTCGCCGACCGCCCTGCGCTGCAGCAGCGGATGCGGGTCATCGGCGACGACCGGGACCGGAGAGCCGAGTTCGACGCGATTCTGGACGAATGCCTGCGCATCGAGGACCCCTTCGTCACGAACCGCCGCATCACCACCTGTCCGGTGACCACCCTCGGCGGCCAGGACATCCCGCAGGGCACGGCGGTGCTGCTGGACTGGGGAGCTGCGAATCTCGACCCTGCCGTGTTCTCCGAGGACTTCGACCCGGTCGCCCATGCGGACGACAACCTGGTCTTCGGGATCGGCCCGCACGTGTGTCCGGGACGAGACCTGTCGCTCGCCGAACTGCACGCCGCGATCGTCGAGCTGCTGCGCGTCACGACGTCGATCGAGCTCGCGCCGGAGCATCCGCCTGTTCCGCACGACCCGCCGATCGGAGGCTGGCGCAGCGTGCACGTCGTGCTGCGCTGA
- a CDS encoding MFS transporter, with the protein MSAQSTVMPSTEASLKGGLGQVILATLASTVGFWAWMAIAPLQKTYATEMGLDEGQISLMLATPVLVGALGRIVVGAMTDRFGGRKMFTFVLLVSIPAVLLVALAGSIRSFPLLLLAGFYLGVAGTIFAVGVPFSSAWFPPERRGFANGVFGMGMIGTAVSAFFTPRLAESIGYFPTHLLIAALLLVMAALSWFFLRESPVWQANDAKLIPKVIGALKLPVTWEMSFLYGIVFGGFVAFSTFLPKYLTTIYPDEVDVVGAGTRTALFAVAAVIARPIGGVLADRFGPKVIALISLGGIVTLAYVVGQQPPEGIVTGVTFIMMAAAMGLGMGAVFAWIGPSTPKDKVGAVSGVVAAAGGLGGYFPPLLMGATYHAETNSYQLGLWFLVLVGAFALVVAGMLRDVGKKK; encoded by the coding sequence ATGAGCGCGCAATCCACGGTGATGCCGTCCACCGAAGCATCACTCAAAGGCGGACTCGGCCAGGTGATCCTCGCCACGCTGGCCTCGACGGTCGGCTTCTGGGCGTGGATGGCGATCGCCCCGCTGCAGAAGACCTACGCCACGGAGATGGGCCTGGACGAGGGACAGATCTCGCTCATGCTCGCCACTCCTGTGCTGGTCGGCGCGCTGGGACGCATCGTCGTCGGCGCCATGACCGACCGATTCGGCGGCCGGAAGATGTTCACCTTCGTGCTGCTCGTCTCGATCCCCGCGGTGCTGCTGGTAGCGCTGGCCGGATCGATCAGGAGCTTTCCGCTGCTGCTTCTCGCCGGGTTCTACCTCGGCGTCGCCGGCACGATCTTCGCCGTCGGCGTGCCGTTCTCGAGCGCATGGTTCCCGCCGGAGCGGCGCGGGTTCGCGAACGGTGTGTTCGGCATGGGCATGATCGGCACCGCGGTGTCGGCGTTCTTCACGCCGCGGCTGGCGGAGTCGATCGGCTACTTCCCCACGCACCTGCTCATCGCCGCCCTGCTGCTGGTCATGGCGGCGCTGAGCTGGTTCTTCCTGCGCGAGTCGCCGGTCTGGCAGGCGAACGACGCCAAGCTCATCCCGAAGGTGATCGGAGCCCTGAAGCTGCCGGTGACGTGGGAGATGTCGTTCCTGTACGGGATCGTGTTCGGCGGGTTCGTCGCGTTCTCGACCTTCCTGCCGAAGTACCTCACCACGATCTACCCCGACGAGGTCGACGTGGTCGGCGCCGGGACGCGCACCGCACTGTTCGCTGTCGCCGCGGTGATCGCGCGGCCGATCGGCGGTGTGCTGGCCGACCGGTTCGGGCCGAAGGTGATCGCGCTGATCTCGCTGGGCGGCATCGTGACGCTCGCGTACGTCGTGGGTCAGCAGCCGCCCGAGGGCATCGTCACCGGCGTCACGTTCATCATGATGGCGGCCGCGATGGGCCTCGGCATGGGCGCGGTGTTCGCCTGGATCGGACCGTCCACCCCGAAGGACAAGGTCGGCGCGGTCAGCGGCGTGGTCGCTGCGGCAGGAGGCCTCGGCGGGTACTTCCCGCCACTGCTCATGGGCGCGACGTACCACGCCGAGACGAACTCGTACCAGCTGGGGCTGTGGTTCCTGGTGCTGGTCGGGGCGTTCGCGCTGGTCGTCGCCGGCATGCTGCGCGACGTCGGCAAGAAGAAGTAG
- the narH gene encoding nitrate reductase subunit beta, which translates to MKVMAQMSMVMNLDKCIGCHTCSVTCKQAWTNRTGVEYVWFNNVETRPGLGYPRGYEDQDKWEGGWVRDKRGRLRLRSGGRLAKIMRIFSNPKLPGMDDYYEPWTYDYDMLVNAPSGEQHTPVARPKSLITGKDMKIEWSANWDDDLGGSIETMQDDPILKKMSEEVSAEFEKAFMFYLPRICEHCLNPSCVASCPSGAMYKRAEDGIVLVDQDACRGWRMCVSGCPYKKVYFNHKTGKAEKCTMCYPRIEVGLPTVCSETCVGRLRYLGLVLYDADRVAEAAATENEHDLLAAQRSVLLDPNDPAVIEAARRDGIADDWITAAQRSPIWKLIQQYEVALPLHPEYRTMPMVWYIPPLSPVVDVVTGSGNDGEDARTLFAAIEKLRIPIEYLAELFTAGDVAPVDAALRKLAAMRSYMRGVSIDDVREERIANAVGMTGAEIEEMYRLLAIAKYEERYVIPAAHAEQAHDLEEMACSLDYDGGPGMGGAGGPFGAASGQSVPVAVENFHVLADRQTADRPSSPGRVNLLNWDGNGHPDGLFPPEERS; encoded by the coding sequence ATGAAGGTCATGGCCCAGATGTCGATGGTGATGAACCTCGACAAGTGCATCGGATGCCACACCTGCTCCGTCACGTGCAAGCAGGCCTGGACGAACCGCACCGGCGTGGAGTACGTGTGGTTCAACAACGTCGAGACGCGCCCCGGCCTCGGCTACCCGCGCGGATACGAGGACCAGGACAAGTGGGAGGGCGGCTGGGTGCGCGACAAGCGCGGCCGGCTGCGGCTGCGCTCCGGCGGGCGTCTCGCGAAGATCATGCGCATCTTCTCGAACCCCAAACTGCCCGGCATGGACGACTACTACGAGCCGTGGACCTACGACTACGACATGCTCGTGAACGCGCCCAGCGGCGAGCAGCACACCCCGGTGGCGCGGCCCAAGAGCCTCATCACCGGCAAGGACATGAAGATCGAGTGGTCGGCGAACTGGGACGACGACCTGGGCGGGTCGATCGAGACCATGCAGGACGACCCGATCCTGAAGAAGATGAGCGAAGAGGTCTCGGCCGAGTTCGAGAAGGCCTTCATGTTCTACCTTCCGCGCATCTGCGAGCACTGCCTGAACCCGTCGTGCGTGGCATCCTGCCCCTCCGGCGCGATGTACAAGCGGGCCGAGGACGGCATCGTGCTCGTCGACCAGGACGCCTGCCGCGGCTGGCGCATGTGCGTGAGCGGATGCCCGTACAAGAAGGTCTACTTCAACCACAAGACCGGCAAGGCCGAGAAGTGCACCATGTGCTATCCGCGAATCGAGGTCGGCCTGCCGACCGTGTGCTCCGAGACGTGCGTCGGCCGGCTGCGGTACCTGGGCCTGGTGCTCTACGACGCCGACCGCGTCGCCGAGGCCGCCGCGACCGAGAACGAGCACGACCTGCTCGCCGCACAGCGCTCGGTGCTGCTCGACCCGAACGACCCCGCCGTGATCGAGGCCGCCCGCCGTGACGGCATCGCCGACGACTGGATCACCGCCGCCCAGCGCAGCCCGATCTGGAAGCTCATCCAGCAGTACGAGGTGGCCCTGCCGCTGCACCCCGAGTACCGCACCATGCCGATGGTCTGGTACATCCCGCCGCTGTCGCCGGTGGTCGACGTGGTGACCGGTTCCGGCAACGACGGCGAGGACGCCAGGACGCTGTTCGCCGCGATCGAGAAGCTGCGCATCCCGATCGAGTACCTCGCCGAGCTGTTCACCGCCGGGGATGTGGCGCCGGTGGATGCCGCGCTGCGCAAGCTCGCGGCGATGCGCTCCTACATGCGCGGTGTGAGCATCGACGACGTGCGTGAGGAGCGGATCGCGAACGCGGTCGGGATGACCGGTGCCGAGATCGAGGAGATGTACCGGCTGTTGGCGATCGCGAAGTACGAGGAGCGCTACGTGATCCCCGCTGCGCACGCCGAGCAGGCGCACGACCTCGAAGAGATGGCGTGCTCGCTCGACTACGACGGCGGGCCGGGTATGGGCGGAGCCGGTGGGCCGTTCGGCGCCGCCAGCGGTCAGTCCGTCCCGGTCGCGGTGGAGAACTTCCACGTGCTCGCCGACCGGCAGACCGCCGATCGTCCTTCGTCCCCTGGCCGGGTCAACCTGCTGAACTGGGACGGGAACGGGCATCCCGACGGGCTGTTCCCGCCGGAGGAGCGCTCATGA
- the narJ gene encoding nitrate reductase molybdenum cofactor assembly chaperone has protein sequence MSTVLPPRVTPRRRMPDQALVPVALTGAQRRTVHMLASLLLDYPDAAWFARLGELRAHAAGLPAAVAAPLTEFMDAAAGAGASGWQRDYVNTFDLKRKCSLYLSYFATGDTRRRGTALVTFLDAYRAAGWEFDAAELPDYLPAVLEFSARSDSEVAGALLTAHREGIEVLRAALEGMDSPWALLIRAVTLSLPKVDQRTQERVLALVNEGPPTETVGLSLPMPAFRSVSSQGE, from the coding sequence ATGAGCACCGTCCTCCCGCCGCGCGTCACGCCGCGCCGGCGGATGCCGGACCAGGCGCTCGTCCCGGTCGCGCTGACCGGCGCGCAGCGCCGGACGGTGCACATGCTCGCCTCGCTGCTGCTGGACTACCCGGATGCGGCGTGGTTCGCGCGTCTCGGTGAGCTGCGCGCACACGCAGCCGGTCTGCCCGCGGCAGTCGCCGCGCCGCTGACGGAGTTCATGGACGCGGCGGCGGGGGCCGGAGCATCCGGCTGGCAGCGCGACTACGTGAACACGTTCGACCTGAAGCGGAAGTGCTCGCTGTACCTCAGCTACTTCGCGACCGGCGACACCCGTCGCCGCGGCACCGCGCTGGTGACATTCCTCGACGCGTATCGGGCGGCGGGCTGGGAGTTCGACGCAGCGGAGCTGCCGGACTACCTGCCCGCTGTGCTGGAGTTCTCGGCCCGGTCGGATTCCGAGGTGGCTGGCGCCCTGCTCACTGCCCATCGCGAGGGCATCGAGGTGCTGCGGGCCGCACTCGAGGGCATGGACAGCCCCTGGGCGCTGCTGATCCGCGCGGTGACCCTGTCATTGCCGAAGGTGGACCAGCGCACCCAGGAGCGGGTGCTCGCGCTGGTGAACGAGGGCCCGCCGACCGAGACGGTCGGCCTGAGTCTGCCCATGCCGGCCTTCCGGTCGGTCTCGAGTCAGGGGGAGTGA
- the narI gene encoding respiratory nitrate reductase subunit gamma has translation MSTLQIVLWVVLPYVCAAVFILGHIWRYRYDKFGWTTRSSQTYENKLLQWGSPMFHLGILMVIAGHAVGLLIPREWLYAIGIDEHMYHIGATVLGTAAAILTLAGLAILVFRRRTVAAVFLATTTMDKVMYVFLGATLLFGTAATVVHQVFGGGFAYRETISPWIREMIIFRPNPELMVGVPLLFQLHVITASLLFALWPFTRLVHVFSAPVGYLFRPYIVYRSRDEQRGSRAPKRGWDPVAAPDPARLRRP, from the coding sequence GTGTCGACTCTGCAGATCGTGCTGTGGGTGGTGCTGCCGTACGTGTGCGCCGCGGTGTTCATCCTGGGGCACATCTGGCGGTACCGCTATGACAAGTTCGGCTGGACGACGCGCTCGTCGCAGACCTACGAGAACAAGCTGCTGCAGTGGGGATCGCCGATGTTCCACCTCGGCATCCTCATGGTGATCGCCGGACACGCGGTCGGCCTGCTGATCCCGCGGGAGTGGCTCTACGCCATCGGCATCGATGAGCACATGTACCACATCGGTGCCACCGTGCTCGGGACGGCGGCCGCGATCCTCACGCTCGCCGGGCTGGCGATCCTCGTCTTCCGGCGCCGCACGGTGGCGGCGGTGTTCCTCGCCACCACGACGATGGACAAGGTGATGTACGTGTTCCTCGGAGCGACGCTGCTGTTCGGCACTGCCGCGACCGTGGTGCATCAGGTGTTCGGCGGCGGATTCGCGTACCGCGAGACGATCTCGCCGTGGATCAGGGAGATGATCATCTTCCGGCCGAACCCGGAGCTCATGGTGGGGGTGCCGCTGCTGTTCCAGTTGCACGTGATCACGGCCAGCCTGCTGTTCGCGCTGTGGCCGTTCACGCGTCTCGTGCACGTGTTCTCGGCGCCGGTCGGCTACCTGTTCCGGCCGTACATCGTCTACCGCTCGCGCGACGAGCAGCGCGGCTCGCGAGCCCCGAAGCGCGGCTGGGATCCGGTGGCGGCACCGGACCCCGCGCGGCTGCGCCGCCCGTGA
- a CDS encoding molybdenum cofactor synthesis domain-containing protein yields the protein MLPAGATLGARQLSALASAGVARVAVARRPRVAVVATGSELVPPGQPLTRGNIPESNSLLISGLVAELGCEVVVRRVVDDSGDGPAEVVALAADLDADLVIFSGGVSAGAYEVVRQSLDGVMEFTRVAMQPGKPQGFGVADGGMLLFGLPGNPVSAAVSFEAFVRPALLRMQGRTDTRAIWRLPAAEPWRSAPGRRQYLPAVVDRSDPERPSVRPAGRAARDRTWWSASAAPRRTPSCRRRSHRSTREIWSTSSCCSRARDAHISSTIETFPFQDEDMTTHTYSSELDWTGSTGQGYRAYGRAHAVGLGEAGPLTVSADPAFRGDADLPNPEQLLLAAASSCQLLSFLAVAAIAGVDIVGYSDSAEAIMPADAEPMRITEITLRVAVVARGTDEWTVRELLETAHEQCYIANTLATPVTVVADVEIVEDPGVRGRAAYVTDAEVVA from the coding sequence GTGCTGCCCGCCGGAGCGACTCTAGGCGCCCGGCAGTTGTCGGCCCTGGCGTCCGCGGGAGTCGCGCGGGTCGCCGTCGCCCGCCGACCGCGGGTGGCGGTCGTGGCGACGGGCAGCGAGCTCGTGCCGCCCGGGCAGCCGCTGACCCGAGGGAACATCCCGGAGTCCAACAGCCTGCTGATCTCGGGGCTGGTCGCCGAGCTCGGCTGCGAAGTGGTCGTGCGACGGGTCGTCGACGACTCCGGCGACGGACCCGCCGAGGTGGTGGCGCTCGCCGCCGACCTCGACGCGGACCTGGTGATCTTCTCCGGCGGCGTCAGCGCCGGCGCGTACGAGGTGGTGCGGCAGAGCCTCGACGGCGTGATGGAGTTCACGAGGGTCGCCATGCAGCCCGGCAAGCCGCAGGGCTTCGGCGTCGCCGACGGGGGGATGCTGCTGTTCGGGCTGCCCGGCAACCCGGTGAGCGCGGCGGTGTCGTTCGAGGCTTTCGTGCGCCCGGCGCTGCTGCGGATGCAGGGGCGGACGGATACGCGTGCGATATGGCGGCTGCCCGCGGCGGAACCGTGGCGCTCCGCTCCGGGACGGCGGCAGTACCTGCCGGCGGTGGTCGATCGCAGTGATCCGGAGCGGCCCTCCGTGCGGCCGGCCGGCCGCGCGGCCCGGGATCGCACCTGGTGGTCGGCCTCGGCTGCGCCGAGGCGTACGCCGTCGTGCCGGAGGCGGTCTCATCGATCGACGAGGGAGATCTGGTCGACGTCGTCCTGCTGTAGTCGGGCGAGAGATGCGCACATTTCGTCCACCATCGAAACGTTTCCGTTCCAGGATGAAGACATGACCACGCACACCTACTCCTCAGAACTGGACTGGACGGGCAGCACCGGCCAGGGCTACCGGGCCTATGGGCGCGCGCACGCGGTCGGCCTCGGTGAGGCGGGCCCGCTGACGGTGAGCGCCGACCCGGCGTTTCGCGGAGACGCGGATCTGCCCAACCCCGAGCAGCTGCTGCTCGCGGCGGCCAGCTCGTGCCAGCTGCTGTCGTTCCTTGCGGTCGCCGCGATCGCAGGGGTCGACATCGTCGGCTACTCCGACTCGGCGGAGGCGATCATGCCTGCGGACGCCGAGCCGATGCGGATCACCGAGATCACCCTGCGCGTCGCGGTCGTGGCACGCGGCACCGACGAATGGACGGTGCGCGAGCTGCTCGAGACGGCGCACGAGCAGTGCTACATCGCCAACACGCTCGCGACGCCGGTGACGGTGGTCGCCGACGTCGAGATCGTCGAGGACCCCGGGGTCCGCGGCCGCGCCGCGTACGTGACGGATGCGGAGGTCGTGGCGTGA
- a CDS encoding ArsR/SmtB family transcription factor: MTDEVRLPLDELGRVLGEPARLRILHELFGGTPLPAGALATRLGLAPSTVSAHLAKLHDAGLITIEQRGRARLASLTDPAVATAVEALLQLSGEAKVNSATTFDRREAMREARSCYDHLAGRAGVFIAELAMERGWIADSAGAWTLPAGEDITGIGEELGLTLEWQRSSRPAVRPCADWTERAPHIAGRLGHSILAAMIDDGWLRRRRDDRALTITARGRERLVALGHTGL, translated from the coding sequence ATGACCGACGAGGTGCGCCTGCCGCTCGACGAGCTCGGACGAGTGCTCGGCGAGCCCGCGCGGCTGCGCATCCTGCACGAGCTGTTCGGCGGGACGCCCCTTCCTGCGGGCGCGCTGGCGACCCGGCTCGGGCTCGCGCCGTCCACGGTCAGCGCGCACCTGGCGAAGCTGCACGACGCCGGCCTGATCACCATCGAGCAGCGAGGGCGGGCACGGCTGGCGAGCCTCACCGATCCCGCCGTCGCGACCGCGGTCGAGGCGCTCCTGCAGCTGTCCGGCGAGGCGAAGGTGAACTCCGCCACCACCTTCGACCGGCGCGAGGCCATGCGCGAGGCGCGATCCTGCTACGACCACCTGGCTGGGCGCGCAGGTGTGTTCATCGCAGAGCTCGCAATGGAACGCGGATGGATCGCCGACTCCGCCGGGGCCTGGACGCTGCCGGCCGGTGAGGACATCACCGGCATCGGCGAGGAGCTCGGCCTGACGCTCGAATGGCAGCGGTCGTCGCGGCCGGCGGTGCGGCCCTGCGCGGACTGGACCGAGCGGGCGCCGCACATCGCCGGGCGGCTCGGGCACAGCATCCTCGCTGCCATGATCGATGACGGCTGGCTGCGACGGCGCCGCGACGACCGTGCGCTGACGATCACCGCGCGCGGCAGGGAGCGCCTCGTGGCGCTCGGGCACACCGGGCTGTGA
- a CDS encoding HAD family hydrolase: MPLAIFDLDGTLVDQERAAREWTLQFARAWSLDPDACDVISSALAQPRPKGEVFGELVRRFALPVAAADVWDDYRARMPGLVRCTDDDRAALVELRAAGWTIGIATNGMADNQEGKIRSTGLSELVDGWVVSSEIGVRKPEPEIFRELARRLSAPLDGWMIGDSLVMDVAGGQGVGLQTAWIMADPTPRSDPAPTFTAATVAGAVRLILG; encoded by the coding sequence GTGCCGCTCGCGATCTTCGACCTGGATGGGACGCTCGTCGATCAGGAGCGTGCGGCGCGGGAGTGGACGCTGCAGTTCGCGCGTGCGTGGTCGCTCGACCCGGATGCCTGCGATGTGATCTCCTCCGCGCTGGCGCAGCCTCGCCCGAAGGGCGAGGTCTTCGGCGAACTGGTCCGGCGTTTCGCCCTGCCGGTCGCGGCGGCGGATGTCTGGGACGACTACCGCGCACGCATGCCCGGCCTCGTCCGCTGCACCGATGATGACCGCGCTGCTCTCGTCGAGCTCCGCGCCGCCGGTTGGACGATCGGGATCGCGACCAACGGGATGGCGGACAACCAGGAGGGCAAGATCAGGAGCACCGGGCTCTCCGAACTGGTCGACGGCTGGGTGGTGTCATCCGAGATCGGCGTCCGCAAGCCGGAGCCGGAGATCTTCCGCGAACTCGCCCGTCGGCTCAGTGCGCCCCTCGACGGCTGGATGATCGGCGACAGCCTCGTGATGGACGTCGCGGGCGGCCAGGGCGTGGGCCTGCAGACCGCGTGGATCATGGCCGATCCGACTCCGCGGTCCGACCCCGCGCCGACGTTCACCGCCGCCACGGTCGCCGGCGCCGTCCGGCTGATCCTCGGCTGA
- the mobA gene encoding molybdenum cofactor guanylyltransferase produces the protein MSDQPPASIGAIVLVGGRASRMGGGDKLLFDVGGATLFARAVHALQDAGCRPITAVGPELDAAAPVRWVREEPPYGGPVAALAAALADGHAGGSGHRGAAKTVPTAPHAGDERTFPSRTEVEPDWTVLLAGDLPRADDLVPRLVARIPENADGSVFVADGHPQWLAGIYRTSVLRGALADLGDGAAGVSCRALLGGLDLTPLPDVDGVTVDVDTPEDLARARERAARETITVNPRRAHD, from the coding sequence ATGAGCGACCAGCCCCCGGCGAGCATCGGAGCGATCGTGCTGGTCGGCGGCCGGGCGTCGCGGATGGGCGGAGGCGACAAGCTCCTGTTCGACGTCGGCGGCGCGACCCTGTTCGCTCGCGCCGTGCACGCGCTGCAGGATGCCGGATGCCGGCCGATCACCGCCGTCGGCCCCGAGCTCGACGCTGCGGCTCCCGTGCGGTGGGTGCGCGAGGAGCCGCCCTACGGCGGTCCGGTCGCGGCACTTGCCGCCGCCCTCGCCGACGGGCACGCCGGCGGTTCGGGCCACCGGGGCGCCGCGAAGACCGTCCCGACGGCTCCGCACGCCGGTGACGAACGTACCTTCCCGTCCCGCACAGAAGTCGAGCCGGACTGGACCGTGCTGCTCGCCGGCGACCTTCCGCGCGCGGACGACCTCGTGCCACGCCTCGTGGCACGGATCCCCGAGAATGCCGACGGCTCGGTGTTCGTGGCGGACGGGCATCCGCAGTGGCTGGCCGGGATCTACCGGACATCAGTCCTCAGGGGGGCGCTTGCGGATCTGGGCGACGGCGCGGCGGGGGTCTCCTGCCGCGCGCTGCTCGGCGGTCTCGACCTGACACCGCTCCCGGACGTCGACGGGGTGACCGTCGACGTCGACACACCCGAAGACCTCGCGCGAGCGCGGGAGCGCGCCGCGCGCGAAACCATCACAGTGAATCCGAGGAGAGCGCATGACTGA
- a CDS encoding DUF6457 domain-containing protein, with protein sequence MTDKNRTLPPEALEDWAVALRERFDLSAEDVPIGLILDLARDVANGVARPAAPFSAFVAGLVAGRQGGSPDEIRAAVAAVVELAGTWPERSGR encoded by the coding sequence ATGACTGACAAGAATCGCACCCTGCCGCCCGAGGCGCTCGAGGATTGGGCCGTCGCCCTGCGCGAGCGCTTCGACCTGAGCGCCGAAGACGTGCCGATCGGGCTGATCCTCGATCTGGCCCGTGACGTCGCGAACGGCGTCGCCCGACCCGCTGCCCCGTTCAGCGCCTTCGTCGCGGGTCTGGTCGCCGGCCGCCAGGGCGGGTCGCCCGACGAGATTCGCGCTGCGGTCGCCGCCGTGGTCGAGCTCGCCGGCACCTGGCCCGAGCGCTCCGGTCGTTGA
- a CDS encoding MogA/MoaB family molybdenum cofactor biosynthesis protein, protein MLQAAVITVSDRSAAGLRPDGSGPVAVEALRAAGFACDDARIVPDGADAVEAALRAAIVDGARLIVTSGGTGVAPRDATPEGTARVLERELPGIPEELRSVGAAQKPVALLTRGLAGVAGGALIVNLPGSPGGVRDGMPVILSVAAHVIAQLDGSDH, encoded by the coding sequence ATGTTGCAGGCTGCGGTGATCACGGTGTCGGACCGGTCGGCGGCGGGCCTGCGGCCAGACGGGTCGGGCCCGGTAGCAGTCGAGGCGCTGCGCGCGGCGGGCTTCGCCTGCGACGACGCGCGGATCGTTCCCGACGGAGCGGATGCCGTGGAGGCGGCGCTCCGGGCAGCCATCGTCGACGGCGCCCGGCTGATCGTGACCAGCGGCGGCACCGGTGTCGCGCCGAGGGATGCCACACCCGAGGGCACGGCTCGGGTGCTGGAGCGCGAGCTGCCAGGCATCCCGGAGGAGCTGCGCAGCGTCGGCGCGGCTCAGAAGCCGGTCGCGCTGCTCACGCGCGGACTCGCCGGCGTTGCCGGCGGTGCGCTCATCGTCAATCTGCCCGGCTCGCCGGGCGGGGTGCGCGACGGGATGCCGGTCATCCTCTCCGTCGCCGCGCACGTGATCGCGCAGCTCGACGGCTCGGATCACTGA